In one window of Bos taurus isolate L1 Dominette 01449 registration number 42190680 breed Hereford chromosome 15, ARS-UCD2.0, whole genome shotgun sequence DNA:
- the FXYD2 gene encoding sodium/potassium-transporting ATPase subunit gamma, which produces MDRWYLGGSPKENEDPFYYDYETVRNGGLIFAALAFIVGLVIILSKRFRCGAKRQHRQIPEDGL; this is translated from the exons ATGGACAGGTGGTACCTGG GTGGCAGCCCCAAGGAGAACGAGGACCCATTCTACTATG acTACGAGACCGTCCGCAATGGGGGCCTGATCTTCGCCGCCCTGGCCTTCATCGTGGGGCTCGTCATCATCCTCA GCAAAAGATTCCGCTGCGGGGCCAAGAGGCAGCACCG GCAAATTCCTGAAGATGGGCTCTAA
- the FXYD2 gene encoding sodium/potassium-transporting ATPase subunit gamma isoform X1 encodes MHFKPPASLLSGPQLWLLHLAGGPHGSSLWKFPLGGFGKTASSSLPPLPLHLLRPQREPHCPHPGFSCDQGKYYLALLMFNAPTPSLATPQPGSLPKAEAAGRGQRGRAWSVGEMAELTDDGGSPKENEDPFYYDYETVRNGGLIFAALAFIVGLVIILSKRFRCGAKRQHRQIPEDGL; translated from the exons ATGCATTTCAAACCCCCCGCTTCCCTACTGTCAGGGCCCCAGCTGTGGCTTCTCCACCTGGCGGGTGGACCCCATGGCTCTTCTCTCTGGAAATTTCCTTTGGGAGGGTTTGGAAAGACGGctagctcctccctgcccccgcTGCCCCTGCACCTCCTCAGGCCTCAGCGGGAGCCCCACTGTCCACACCCGGGCTTTTCTTGTGACCAGGGTAAATATTACCTGGCACTGTTAATGTTTAatgcccccaccccatctctggCCACCCCACAGCCGGGCAGTCTCCCCAAAGCAGAGGCAGCGGGAAGAGGGCAGCGGGGACGGGCCTGGTCTGTGGGGGAAATGGCAGAGTTGACAGATGAcg GTGGCAGCCCCAAGGAGAACGAGGACCCATTCTACTATG acTACGAGACCGTCCGCAATGGGGGCCTGATCTTCGCCGCCCTGGCCTTCATCGTGGGGCTCGTCATCATCCTCA GCAAAAGATTCCGCTGCGGGGCCAAGAGGCAGCACCG GCAAATTCCTGAAGATGGGCTCTAA
- the FXYD6 gene encoding FXYD domain-containing ion transport regulator 6 isoform X1 yields the protein MDRGAWRAAVHQEKDAMEVVLLFLCGLLAPAVLASATEQEKEKDPFHYDYQTLRIGGLVFAVVLFSVGILLILSRRCKCSFNQKPRAPGDEEAQVENLVTANATEPQKAEN from the exons atggacagaggagcctggcgggctgcagtccatcaagAAAAAG aCGCCATGGAAGTGGTGCTGCTCTTCCTGTGTGGCCTCCTGGCCCCAGCGGTCCTGGCCAGTG CCACTgagcaggagaaagaaaaggacccTTTTCATTATG ACTACCAGACCCTGAGAATTGGGGGATTGGTGTTTGCCGTGGTCCTCTTCTCGGTGGGGATCCTGCTTATCCTCA GCCGCCGATGCAAGTGCAGTTTCAATCAGAAGCCGCG GGCTCCTGGGGATGAGGAAGCTCAGGTGGAGAACCTCGTCACTGCAAATG CCACGGAGCCCCAGAAAGCAGAGAACTGA
- the FXYD6 gene encoding FXYD domain-containing ion transport regulator 6 isoform X3 produces MLVKLSDAMEVVLLFLCGLLAPAVLASATEQEKEKDPFHYDYQTLRIGGLVFAVVLFSVGILLILSRRCKCSFNQKPRAPGDEEAQVENLVTANATEPQKAEN; encoded by the exons aCGCCATGGAAGTGGTGCTGCTCTTCCTGTGTGGCCTCCTGGCCCCAGCGGTCCTGGCCAGTG CCACTgagcaggagaaagaaaaggacccTTTTCATTATG ACTACCAGACCCTGAGAATTGGGGGATTGGTGTTTGCCGTGGTCCTCTTCTCGGTGGGGATCCTGCTTATCCTCA GCCGCCGATGCAAGTGCAGTTTCAATCAGAAGCCGCG GGCTCCTGGGGATGAGGAAGCTCAGGTGGAGAACCTCGTCACTGCAAATG CCACGGAGCCCCAGAAAGCAGAGAACTGA
- the FXYD6 gene encoding FXYD domain-containing ion transport regulator 6 precursor → MEVVLLFLCGLLAPAVLASATEQEKEKDPFHYDYQTLRIGGLVFAVVLFSVGILLILSRRCKCSFNQKPRAPGDEEAQVENLVTANATEPQKAEN, encoded by the exons ATGGAAGTGGTGCTGCTCTTCCTGTGTGGCCTCCTGGCCCCAGCGGTCCTGGCCAGTG CCACTgagcaggagaaagaaaaggacccTTTTCATTATG ACTACCAGACCCTGAGAATTGGGGGATTGGTGTTTGCCGTGGTCCTCTTCTCGGTGGGGATCCTGCTTATCCTCA GCCGCCGATGCAAGTGCAGTTTCAATCAGAAGCCGCG GGCTCCTGGGGATGAGGAAGCTCAGGTGGAGAACCTCGTCACTGCAAATG CCACGGAGCCCCAGAAAGCAGAGAACTGA